The sequence below is a genomic window from Cicer arietinum cultivar CDC Frontier isolate Library 1 chromosome 6, Cicar.CDCFrontier_v2.0, whole genome shotgun sequence.
aattataaaaaatgtcaaTCGAAAATTGATATACTACATCTAtctaataaatattaagagcTTGATCGTcaatgtatttttataaatttacaacttaaaaatcttgtatacaatacaatattatactttttatttatccattaaaattttaaaaatatagtcaTCACAATGTTTAAGTTCAAGATCCGTTAGTGTATAGGCActgatttaaataatttttgctacatcaaaataaacatataacTTTTAAAACTCTGATACAAAACTTGAAGACATGAATAAATTGATTTCATGTGATTGActttgaaaatatgaataaattttttgcTTCTGGTGAATTCATGGAGCAAAAATTGAACTGCATTAAAATACATAATGGTTTGGTTCATTTCTTGAAAATCACTTTGGAATCAAGTTCAGCGCACTTCTGAACTCGTTTGAAActgatttataaatttaagctactttaatattttaaacaagtttttagttaaaatcgattttaaattagtttttcaaaaaaaaaaattaattcttttgacaaaaaaaatatcacttttttcaagtaaaaagtttaatattttccaaaaaatataaatgtaaaaaaaaaattcgataaatctttttttgattatttttcaaaaaaaaaaattaaaactcgtTTTGGAAAAACTTTTTCTACTTTTTTTCAGAATTATAGATATAAAAAAGTTTCGACGTTTtccaagaaaaaaaatgatttacatttttttttcaaaaaaagtttttatatttttttcgagaaaataaattttttatttttgtttaaattaaaaaattttaaattagtttttgaattatgtttgattaacttatttgttttaaatatgtgattcaattcattaatcatttaaattgtttggtttttttttatacaGTGCAATTCATTTTATCGAATTAACCAATTTTACACACCCTTAATGGGACCAACTTATGGTGAGTAAGGGTTTCGGTCGCTAGCCCTAATTTTCATGCAACTCAAATTCAGTTAGTAGTTTCTAATCATTTTACTGAGCATGTTAAGactatataaaatgattaaaaacaaTTGCTATTCTTTTTTCACTTAGCATGTTGAATATCTTTGGACATGAAGAAAATAATCCATCTTTGAAGACATTTTTTATCATCCAATAGTTATCGTCATTTAAAAGACAGGGAAGAATATCAACAATTTATGATCATACTATTTTGTGTGACTCTTCTCATCATTGTGATGAAGCCTTTAATAAATCACTTGATTAATTTGACTTGACTTGGAGGCAATGAATTACACATCTTACAATGGAGAGTTATTTCAAAGTGGTGGTTGAAATAGTTAGAGATAGTTGCACCATAAATGAGTATTTTCACTTTGATTCGATGTATTAGACGGCTTTTGAACTTGTAGTCTTTTGGACACAAGGGCAACCAAAGCGCTTACCAAAAAGCTTTAGTCTTGCATAGAATTATCTAGTTGTGGTAGCTTTAGACAATTTTTTTGGTGAGCTGTCAAGTctcattttttatgatttttttaatttgcatGGTTAAGttactttgtgaaaacattATGTTTTCATTTTACCTTAATAAGAAAGTGTTGGATTAAACTATTGTCATGAAAAAAAATGGaatattagttaataaaaaatgcatttataaaaatagtttttaacatttttattgtttttaataatatagATTTTTTCACTATTTCAATTGTGTGAATTATTTACagtgatatttattattttttataagacaaaaataatatataaattattattttttctacgtctttattaacaaataaaactaacacaaattttaaaaaataaaaataagaaataattttacaaagTAAATTTTAAGGGTCTTAGTTTTCTTTTTAACCTTGGGCTTGGCGCTCTTTCTGTACCCAAATAAAACCTaggataaaataaaagtatacaACCAGTGCACTTTTTCTTGTGAAAATACAACCATGCATAAAACAAACCAAATATCACTAAGACAAACCAATAGTAATTAGAGGATAATCATCCCCAAAACAATGATTTTGGATAATTAACTTGTTAAGTGTAATTGTTGTAATTCAGTTATGTTAGTAACTCCTAAGTAACTTGTAATTCAGTTATGTCACCATCCAGTGCCCTTAATAAGTAACTTGTTATGTTTTCCTAACTAACCCCTAAGTCTAAATCTCACATCATTGGTAACTAAGTAATTCAATCAATTATGAGGTAATTCAGAATATTTCACATTGTCAATAGTAATTAagagaataaaatattaataacgtaaatttaattatatttaacttcTCCTATGTTGTGGTTCAACCTGGCAGTTGGTGTTATATCTTCTAGTTTTATGCTCTTTGAAGATGTACCCTATAAGTATCAATTATTAAAACATGTGGTTCAATTTCCTTTAGTGACTACATTTACATGTCATACATCAAGACTTGCCTAAAAGATTTGATTTTTTCCCCCCCAATTTGTATCATTGATCAAGATGGTGAACAGAATCAATAAAGTCAACAACCTTTTTTATGATCTAAATATACCTATTCACCGCTGTTTCTATCTTGATTGCCTCCTCTAATCAATTCAACTTGTCCTGGTATAGAAAGACACCATTGGTAACCTTGCTATAGTTTCATCAGTATACAAAAACAGATGAAAGAAACTGCAAAATGATGCACAGAAACATTTATATGCACACATTTTAGACATCTAATCCAAATCCAAAATCCATACAAGTAAAACACACGAGAGATAAATGGTGGGTCCAATTGTGAATTTCTTCAAGACAGTGAATTTCTTCAAGACAACAAGATAGTTGCCCAATACACCATGGCTAGTTCTCGTTACTAGAATGGAGTAGCAGAAATAAGAAATCGAACTTTAGGGTTAGTAGTATGTACAATAACTTCAGACTTCCAAAGTTCATCTGGAATGAACCGTATGAAGTTAGAGTTTAATACCCACAAGAAAGTCTCTTCGTAATGGATTATCTCCtttgtgattattattatgcattttatttgtatttattgcaTGTTTGGTGTTATATTAGACAAAAATAAAGAGCCGTCAAACAACATTGATAACTATAAATCAAGATTCTTTGTTAAAGAAACCACAGTCACTAAACAACATAGGAAAATCAAGTTAACAAAACAAAGAGGACCCATTAACGGGGAAGAGGGTCACAGCCAGAAACTGATTACCCTAAGCAAAACCTAAACAAACATGTAAAGTCAAAAGCTATTACACTTAGTTTTTAAGTTATTCTAAATAAGAGTGTCCCACAAGGATTCCTGTTGAACTTTACCACTTTTCAAAAGGTTCTCGATTTCTTGTGGAGGGTTTAAGCCAAGTTTGGTGGCACGCTCCCAGCGTGCGAGCCTAGTCATCCCCATACAAGGGCCATATACCATGTTCATGTCAAATTGACGCAGCACCGACTCGCTTTCGTTGTGTTCATCTGTAAAGCCCACAAAGCCCAAATAGAATTtcagaaaaagaaacaaaaaaggaAAACCCTAATTATTAGCAATTAAAGAAAATGAAGGGGATCGGAACCTTGGAGATCTGGGTTGGCGTTGCGGGATAAGAGGGGCGATGGTTTGGCGACTTTGGAATCGAAAGTGGCGGCGTGGATCGGAGGTTTCTTGGACTTGGAAGATTTTTTGTTGGCATTTTTCTTCTGCTTGTAGAAACCTGACACTGACGACATTTTCTCTCAATCttctttcagattttgaattttgaaaaatgtcTCAAACTCGACACTCGTTTAACCCCACCTTTTGAATGGGGTACAACTGCTTTCTTGAGCATAATAATTACTactatttatgtaaaattaacaaattaatactattttaggtcgtttgttttaaaatacgacttttgatatttatttgattttttaacgaaaaatttataatataatatattttaaataatttaatatataatatgataatataaataattaatatttataaaattataataaatttttaaaaaaaattaacttttaattttaaaaaaaattatttttgtaatttaattaatgtatgtaattgattttatatcatTAAATCGCATAttatgtcatttaaaatatattatatcatcatttttttaatttaaatattttaaaagaaactaaaatagctaatttttgaataaaaattaatttcataaattaataaaaatatataattaaaactataattaaatttaatattaatgtaatatataaaattatattataataaagatTCTGTTGAtgttttatactaataaaagtttaataatcccatattttttatttctatttttttattgagttaaaaatcaattaaaattcaaatttaagtctgtttgtatttataattttgttctgTACCCAATaacaactatttttaaaattaccgcataaaatttataatcttcactgcaatagtatattttaatattttgttttgtcttCCCCATACTACGTAACTACTacacaatttaaaatcatgtaaagtatttattaaatagttataattaatttaataatactgAAATTAATATATAGGCATTGGCTAATGGAAATTTCGAGCCCCATATAGAGCGAGAGCGGTGACAAAGGAAGTAAAGAGACATTTGTATTTGTGCTTTTAGCGGTGCCAAAAATAAGTATAATCATTAAAAGA
It includes:
- the LOC101504287 gene encoding uncharacterized protein; the encoded protein is MSSVSGFYKQKKNANKKSSKSKKPPIHAATFDSKVAKPSPLLSRNANPDLQDEHNESESVLRQFDMNMVYGPCMGMTRLARWERATKLGLNPPQEIENLLKSGKVQQESLWDTLI